A part of Candidatus Omnitrophota bacterium genomic DNA contains:
- the lptB gene encoding LPS export ABC transporter ATP-binding protein: protein MHLLEIKGLTKSYDARQVVKGVDLNVKRGEIVGLLGPNGAGKTTTFYMVVGVISPNSGSIVFDNYNITNLPIHERARFGIGYLSQEPSIFRKLTVEENIMAILETLPISKTERRHRLAGLLEELNIAHLAKNRAYTLSGGERRRLEITRALVTNPSFILLDEPFSGIDPIVVNEAQEIIKELKEKGLGILLTDHNVRETLSITDRAYLIAEGRILISGTAEELINNPQAREIYLGEKFRM from the coding sequence ATGCATCTCTTGGAAATTAAAGGCCTGACTAAATCTTACGACGCCAGGCAGGTGGTTAAGGGCGTAGATTTAAATGTCAAGCGCGGGGAGATAGTGGGGCTTTTAGGGCCTAACGGCGCAGGCAAGACCACTACCTTTTATATGGTGGTAGGCGTTATTTCTCCCAATAGCGGCTCTATCGTATTTGATAATTACAATATCACCAATTTACCTATCCATGAGCGCGCGCGTTTCGGCATAGGTTATCTTTCTCAGGAGCCGTCAATTTTCAGGAAGCTTACCGTGGAAGAAAATATTATGGCCATCTTAGAGACCTTGCCTATCAGTAAGACAGAGAGAAGGCATCGGTTGGCCGGCTTGCTTGAAGAATTAAACATCGCGCATCTGGCTAAGAACAGGGCTTACACCTTATCCGGCGGAGAACGAAGGCGCCTGGAGATTACCCGGGCTTTGGTGACTAACCCCTCTTTTATCCTTTTGGATGAGCCGTTTTCCGGGATAGACCCTATCGTCGTGAATGAGGCGCAGGAGATAATTAAAGAACTTAAGGAAAAGGGCCTGGGAATTTTACTCACCGACCATAACGTCAGAGAGACCCTTTCTATTACTGACAGGGCGTATTTGATCGCCGAAGGCAGGATCCTTATTTCCGGGACTGCCGAGGAACTGATTAATAACCCCCAGGCGCGCGAAATTTATTTAGGCGAGAAGTTTAGGATGTAG
- the lptC gene encoding LPS export ABC transporter periplasmic protein LptC — translation MAESQVRCHKSGILKIILFFFFIFTYSLQLTAYSLVAQEENAPGSDQQINEFSLASFGEKGKRSWDLSGKSADIFDNIVKLKSVVGNLYGEKEDIRLTADKGDFDKADGKVHLEENVIITTSTGAKLTTDSLDWDRKNRLVSTKDMVSIERGNMVTTASGASGEPDLKKVSLEKDVTVNINPSVDAKAQEPAGQKKIVITCDGPLEIDYGKNIATFSNNVKVDTQDALIESDKMDVYFGGTDAGKDISAGQAGMAAMGSKIDKIVARGNVKISQGENISYSDEATYTALDRKITLSGKPRLVIYSAEGMNASLGN, via the coding sequence ATGGCAGAGTCACAAGTCAGGTGTCATAAATCAGGTATTCTTAAGATTATTTTATTTTTCTTTTTTATCTTTACTTACAGCTTACAGCTTACAGCTTACAGCTTAGTTGCCCAGGAAGAAAATGCTCCGGGCTCTGACCAGCAGATTAATGAGTTTTCCCTGGCCAGCTTTGGCGAAAAAGGCAAGCGCAGCTGGGACCTTTCGGGAAAATCCGCGGATATATTTGACAACATAGTAAAACTCAAGAGCGTAGTCGGTAACCTTTACGGCGAAAAAGAGGATATCAGGCTTACCGCTGACAAGGGCGATTTTGATAAGGCAGACGGCAAGGTGCATCTGGAAGAGAATGTCATCATCACTACTTCTACCGGCGCAAAACTGACTACGGATTCTCTGGATTGGGACAGGAAAAACCGCCTGGTGAGTACCAAGGATATGGTGAGCATAGAAAGGGGCAATATGGTGACCACTGCCAGCGGCGCAAGCGGCGAACCGGACTTAAAAAAGGTGAGCCTGGAAAAAGATGTTACGGTAAATATCAATCCCAGCGTTGACGCTAAGGCCCAGGAGCCGGCCGGGCAAAAAAAGATTGTCATTACCTGCGATGGCCCCCTGGAGATAGATTACGGGAAGAATATCGCTACCTTCAGCAATAATGTAAAGGTAGATACCCAGGATGCCCTGATTGAGAGCGATAAGATGGATGTTTATTTCGGCGGCACAGACGCTGGCAAAGATATCTCCGCAGGCCAGGCAGGCATGGCCGCTATGGGCAGCAAGATAGACAAGATTGTGGCGCGCGGCAACGTAAAGATCAGCCAGGGCGAAAACATTTCCTACAGCGACGAAGCGACTTACACCGCGTTAGACAGGAAGATTACTCTTTCAGGCAAACCGAGATTAGTTATTTATTCCGCGGAGGGTATGAATGCATCTCTTGGAAATTAA
- a CDS encoding HAD-IIIA family hydrolase: protein MDIKEELIEKAKRVRLLMLDVDGVLTDGRIIYDSHGRDMKFFDCHDGLGVYLLKKSGIPTILITAKGSRAIAPRARDMRVEAVFENISPKTKALDKILKKYKVDISEICFAGDDLVDLGLMKKVGFPIAVFNAAPEIKQAAAYITLKQGGRGAVREIAELILKAQGKWEEMVGLYDL, encoded by the coding sequence ATGGATATTAAAGAAGAATTAATCGAGAAGGCTAAAAGGGTCAGGTTATTGATGCTGGACGTAGACGGGGTGTTGACTGACGGCAGGATTATCTACGATTCGCACGGCCGGGATATGAAATTCTTTGATTGCCATGACGGCCTGGGGGTGTATTTATTGAAAAAATCAGGTATCCCGACTATCCTGATTACTGCCAAGGGTTCGCGTGCCATCGCCCCGCGCGCCCGCGATATGCGCGTTGAGGCGGTCTTTGAAAATATTTCTCCCAAGACAAAAGCCCTGGATAAAATCCTAAAGAAATATAAGGTAGATATTAGCGAAATATGTTTTGCCGGAGATGACCTGGTAGATTTAGGCCTGATGAAAAAGGTGGGTTTTCCTATCGCTGTATTTAATGCCGCGCCGGAAATAAAACAGGCAGCTGCTTATATTACCCTCAAGCAAGGCGGCCGCGGCGCAGTACGGGAAATAGCAGAACTCATCCTGAAGGCGCAGGGTAAGTGGGAAGAGATGGTAGGCCTTTATGATTTGTAG
- a CDS encoding KpsF/GutQ family sugar-phosphate isomerase: MNIIKRARQVLDIEAGAVSDLKKNINTDFKKAVQFILRSKGRVVVTGMGKAGIIGQKLSATLSSTGTPSLFLHSAEAIHGDLGRVAEEDVVIILSNSGETEEIKKLLPLLKKIGTQIIAITGNTKSLLGRYADAVLNTAVKKEACPLGLAPTTSTTAMLAMADALAVCLLDLKGFKEKDFAFYHPGGLLGRKLLLKVEDIMRKGDANPIVREEMKISEVLFRITRARAGSASVINKNKQLTGIFTDGDLRRHLEKDLSLAKRQVKDAMTKNPIAVSPQMLAIEASRILQEKKIDELPVVDKNKRPVGLLDIQDLLKAGLV, from the coding sequence ATGAATATTATCAAACGCGCCAGGCAGGTTTTAGATATCGAGGCCGGGGCAGTAAGCGATTTAAAAAAGAATATTAATACGGATTTTAAAAAGGCAGTCCAATTTATTTTACGCTCCAAAGGCAGGGTGGTAGTTACCGGAATGGGTAAGGCCGGTATTATCGGCCAAAAATTATCCGCTACCCTCTCTTCGACCGGGACCCCGAGTTTATTTCTGCATTCTGCGGAAGCCATACACGGGGACCTGGGCCGGGTTGCCGAAGAAGATGTAGTGATTATTTTATCTAACAGCGGAGAGACAGAGGAGATTAAGAAATTACTGCCTTTATTAAAGAAGATAGGCACGCAGATAATCGCCATTACCGGCAATACCAAATCCCTGCTTGGCCGTTATGCGGATGCAGTCTTAAATACCGCTGTAAAAAAAGAGGCCTGTCCCTTAGGCCTTGCGCCTACAACTTCTACGACGGCGATGCTGGCCATGGCCGATGCCCTGGCAGTCTGTCTTCTGGATTTAAAAGGTTTTAAAGAAAAAGATTTTGCCTTTTATCACCCGGGGGGCTTATTGGGCAGAAAGCTGCTCTTAAAAGTAGAGGATATTATGCGTAAGGGCGATGCCAATCCCATAGTCAGGGAAGAGATGAAAATTTCAGAGGTTCTATTCAGGATCACTAGGGCACGCGCAGGCAGCGCCTCGGTGATAAATAAAAATAAGCAGCTCACCGGTATCTTTACTGACGGAGACTTACGCCGCCATCTGGAAAAAGACCTGAGTTTAGCTAAACGCCAGGTGAAGGATGCAATGACTAAAAATCCGATTGCGGTTTCCCCGCAGATGCTGGCAATAGAGGCCAGCCGCATATTACAGGAGAAAAAGATAGATGAGCTGCCGGTCGTAGATAAAAATAAACGTCCAGTAGGTTTATTGGATATACAGGACCTTTTAAAAGCCGGCTTAGTTTAG
- the kdsA gene encoding 3-deoxy-8-phosphooctulonate synthase, producing MMRQINVKNIRIGDKNPLVLIAGPCVIESETLCLDTAKRIKDITEKLSIPFIFKSSFDKANRLSIESYRGPGIKKGLDTLNKVKQKLRIPVLSDIHCRKDIVEAAKVLDIIQIPAFLCRQTDIVVATARTGKAVNIKKGQFLAPWDILPIIKKIESTGNKNILITERGVCFGYNNLVSDFRSLSIIRQMGYPVIYDATHSVQLPGGKGRCSGGQREFVAGLSRAAVGFGCDGLFLEVHPKPDNAPCDGPNMISLKDLEKLLRQIKKISEAITYGVRSTT from the coding sequence ATAATGCGCCAGATTAACGTAAAAAATATCCGCATAGGTGATAAAAACCCGTTAGTTTTGATTGCCGGGCCTTGCGTAATTGAGTCAGAAACACTCTGCCTGGATACTGCCAAGAGGATAAAGGATATTACTGAAAAATTAAGCATACCTTTTATCTTTAAATCCAGTTTTGATAAAGCTAACCGTTTGTCAATAGAATCTTACCGCGGCCCGGGAATAAAGAAGGGCCTGGATACCCTGAATAAAGTGAAGCAAAAATTACGCATCCCCGTATTAAGCGATATCCATTGTCGCAAGGACATCGTTGAAGCAGCCAAGGTTTTGGATATAATACAGATCCCGGCATTCTTATGCCGCCAGACGGATATTGTGGTGGCAACAGCCAGGACAGGCAAAGCCGTAAATATCAAGAAAGGCCAATTCCTGGCGCCCTGGGATATTCTGCCCATCATCAAAAAAATAGAATCTACGGGGAATAAAAATATCCTGATTACCGAGCGGGGCGTGTGTTTTGGTTATAATAATTTAGTCTCGGATTTCAGGAGCCTAAGTATTATACGCCAGATGGGTTATCCGGTTATTTATGATGCCACGCATAGCGTGCAGCTTCCCGGGGGTAAGGGTAGATGCTCCGGCGGACAACGGGAATTTGTGGCCGGGCTTTCGCGCGCTGCGGTTGGTTTTGGCTGTGACGGTTTGTTTTTAGAAGTACACCCGAAGCCGGATAATGCTCCCTGCGACGGGCCGAATATGATTAGTCTAAAGGATTTAGAAAAACTCTTACGGCAAATCAAGAAAATAAGTGAAGCCATAACTTATGGAGTACGAAGTACGACATAA
- the kdsB gene encoding 3-deoxy-manno-octulosonate cytidylyltransferase, with translation MDIIGIIPARYSSTRFEGKVLADISGKPMIQHVWERAKQSLLLEDLIIACDDERVADAAREFGAKVAFTAKGHVSGTDRIIEVINPIEVKIVINIQGDEPLIHPTMIDTLAQSLLDDRKISMATIMKKIENPQELNDPHVVKVVVDKNNFALYFSRSVIPYLAQGSEAASPVYYKHIGLYGYTKDFLFTYKNLPVSNLEKIERLEQLRVLEEGFRIKVIETKYETIGVDTPQDLEKVREYLQREKI, from the coding sequence ATGGATATTATCGGTATAATCCCGGCGAGGTATTCTTCTACCAGGTTTGAAGGCAAGGTCCTGGCGGATATATCGGGAAAACCTATGATCCAGCACGTCTGGGAACGGGCGAAACAATCCCTGCTTTTAGAGGATTTAATCATTGCCTGCGACGACGAACGCGTTGCCGATGCAGCCAGAGAATTCGGCGCTAAGGTCGCCTTTACGGCAAAAGGCCATGTATCGGGAACGGACAGGATCATCGAGGTGATAAACCCCATAGAGGTGAAGATAGTAATCAATATTCAGGGCGATGAGCCTTTGATACATCCTACGATGATTGATACCCTGGCGCAGTCGCTCCTCGATGACCGTAAAATTTCCATGGCTACCATTATGAAAAAAATAGAAAACCCCCAGGAGTTGAACGACCCCCATGTGGTCAAGGTGGTGGTGGACAAAAATAATTTTGCCCTATACTTTTCGAGGTCAGTCATTCCCTATCTTGCCCAAGGTTCCGAAGCGGCTTCGCCCGTATATTACAAGCACATCGGTTTATATGGCTACACCAAAGATTTTCTTTTTACCTATAAAAATCTGCCGGTCTCTAACCTGGAAAAAATAGAGCGGCTGGAACAATTGCGGGTCCTGGAGGAGGGCTTTCGCATCAAAGTCATTGAGACAAAATACGAGACTATCGGCGTAGATACGCCGCAGGATTTAGAAAAAGTCAGAGAATACCTGCAGAGGGAAAAAATATAA
- the rfaE1 gene encoding D-glycero-beta-D-manno-heptose-7-phosphate kinase translates to MKLGSLKNIISKFSKANILVVGDLILDQYIYGGVDRVSPEAPVPVVWARERKYSPGGAANVANNICALGGKVSLCGVIGDRSPEISKRLLNELKDRRIDASGVMLENGRETTLKTRIIAGHQQVVRVDWEHVHNIKRETDNKLRSYISGNLKDFDAVIVEDYGKGLLDRNLIETIIKEANRLEKIITIDPKEDNFDCYFKATCITPNRKETENAVRYLKMKDAHNKFKIYKEELLTHNDIIKAGEAILGHLELESLLITLGENGMWLFEKGKNQHIPTVAQEVFDVSGAGDTVIATFTVALACGASKLEAAHIANFAAGIVVGKLGTAVASRKELSERIR, encoded by the coding sequence ATGAAATTAGGCAGTTTAAAAAATATAATTTCTAAATTTTCTAAGGCCAATATTTTAGTAGTAGGGGATTTGATTCTTGACCAATATATCTATGGCGGCGTCGACAGGGTTTCTCCGGAAGCACCTGTGCCGGTTGTATGGGCAAGAGAAAGAAAATACTCACCCGGCGGAGCCGCTAATGTTGCAAACAACATCTGCGCGCTGGGGGGTAAGGTTAGCTTATGCGGAGTTATAGGCGACAGGAGCCCTGAGATTTCAAAAAGGCTTTTAAATGAACTTAAGGACCGCAGGATTGATGCGTCAGGGGTAATGTTAGAAAACGGTAGAGAAACGACCCTTAAAACCAGGATTATCGCCGGGCATCAGCAGGTAGTCAGGGTTGATTGGGAGCACGTGCATAATATCAAAAGAGAAACCGACAATAAGCTGCGTAGTTACATATCAGGTAATTTAAAGGATTTTGATGCAGTCATAGTTGAAGACTATGGGAAGGGCCTCCTTGATAGAAATTTGATTGAAACTATTATCAAAGAAGCCAATAGGTTAGAAAAAATAATAACTATTGATCCCAAGGAGGATAATTTCGATTGTTATTTTAAAGCTACATGTATTACCCCTAACCGTAAAGAAACCGAGAATGCCGTTAGATACCTAAAAATGAAGGACGCCCACAATAAGTTTAAAATTTATAAAGAAGAATTGCTCACCCATAATGATATTATTAAGGCCGGCGAAGCAATCCTGGGGCATTTAGAGTTAGAAAGCCTCTTGATTACGCTTGGCGAGAACGGGATGTGGCTTTTTGAAAAAGGGAAAAATCAACATATTCCGACGGTGGCTCAGGAGGTTTTTGATGTTTCAGGAGCAGGCGATACCGTAATAGCAACATTTACCGTGGCGCTTGCTTGCGGCGCAAGCAAGCTTGAAGCAGCGCATATCGCCAATTTTGCCGCCGGTATTGTCGTGGGCAAATTAGGCACGGCGGTTGCCTCCAGAAAAGAGCTATCAGAGAGGATAAGATAG
- a CDS encoding deoxyhypusine synthase family protein yields the protein MININKIKTYSLKSRKSRVKRQDFAQTPAPKRSFSSFFGSLPNILKAKEIRAVVNAIVRAHKKNKTVIFMAGAHVIKCGLGPVVIELLKKKIISCIVLNGAGIIHDFEIALQGKTSEDVADNLKDGRFGMGKETADFLNSAIKEGVRDGLGLGEAVARKISAVKLPHKDLSIIYQAYKNKVPVYVFVAIGTDIIHQHPSFDASSTGEGSLRDFRSLVGNIRGLNQGGVVLNFGSAVILPEVFLKALNLARNLGDKVKDFTTANFDMIYHYRPSQNVVHRPTQAGGEGYYIIGHHEIMLPLLAQAVIEKI from the coding sequence ATGATTAATATAAATAAGATAAAGACATATTCGCTGAAGTCAAGGAAGAGCAGGGTTAAGCGGCAGGATTTTGCCCAGACGCCTGCGCCTAAAAGGAGCTTTTCAAGTTTCTTCGGCTCCTTGCCTAATATCTTAAAAGCCAAGGAGATACGCGCTGTCGTTAACGCTATAGTCAGGGCGCATAAGAAAAATAAAACAGTTATTTTTATGGCCGGCGCCCATGTCATCAAATGCGGCCTTGGCCCTGTGGTCATTGAACTGCTAAAAAAGAAAATAATCAGCTGTATTGTTTTAAACGGCGCAGGTATAATCCATGATTTCGAGATTGCCTTACAGGGTAAAACCTCCGAGGACGTAGCCGATAATTTAAAAGACGGCCGTTTCGGAATGGGTAAAGAGACTGCCGATTTCCTCAATAGCGCGATAAAAGAAGGAGTGAGGGATGGCCTGGGCTTAGGCGAGGCAGTGGCGCGTAAAATCAGCGCCGTGAAATTGCCCCATAAGGATTTAAGCATTATTTATCAGGCTTATAAAAACAAGGTTCCTGTTTATGTCTTTGTTGCTATTGGCACGGATATCATACATCAGCATCCTTCTTTTGATGCCAGCTCAACCGGCGAGGGCAGTTTGAGGGATTTTCGTTCTCTCGTCGGAAATATCCGCGGCCTTAATCAGGGCGGAGTAGTTTTAAATTTCGGTTCCGCGGTGATATTACCGGAGGTATTCTTAAAGGCCCTGAATTTAGCCAGGAACCTGGGGGATAAGGTAAAGGATTTTACGACGGCAAATTTTGATATGATATACCATTACCGCCCCAGCCAGAATGTGGTTCACCGGCCTACTCAAGCAGGCGGCGAGGGGTATTATATTATCGGCCACCATGAGATAATGCTGCCTTTGTTGGCGCAGGCGGTAATAGAGAAAATTTAG